The genomic interval GACCTGATCATCCACATGACCGAAATTATGCCATAAACCAAGGGACAATTGAGGCAATTTCAATCCACTGTTACCGCAACGGTTATAAACCATCGAATCATAGCGATTGGGAGAAGGCGTGTACATAACAGTAGGAATTTGGTGAAACAAAGATAACAGCTAATAGCTGTTAGCTGTTAGTATTGGAAGAGATCTTTAATAATCCTGCTGATCTTCTGCGGGCTTGGCAGGACTGCCGCCTCGAGGTCTTTATTCAACGGAATAGCGGGTACATTCAATGCCCCGCACACTTGCACAGGAGCATCAAGCCATTGAAAACATTGTTGCGCGATACGACCGGCCAGTGCTTCGGCAAATGAATTGTTCTGCTGTTCCTCGGTAAGTACCAGACAGCGACCGTGCTTTTTCACGGTTGTAAAAACAAGTTCCTCATCCAAAGGAAAAAGAGTGCGCAGATCAAGTATATCCAGGCGACCGGGATATTCTTTTTCCACCTGCTTTGCCCAATAAACACCCATACCGTAGGTAATGATACAGGCCGTATTTCCCTCGGTCACCTGCCGGGTATTTGCAGCCAATACCAGGTTGGCCTTTCCGAATGGAAGGATATAATCCCTGGATGGTTCGGTTGTTTTAGCCTCCTCCGTACCCGGTACCTTTCCCCAATACAAACCTTTATGCTCCAGCATCACCACGGGGTTCCCATCATAATAGGCCGCTTTCATCAACCCTTTCATATCAGCAGCATTGGAAGGATAGGCGATCTTGATCCCTTTGATGGACAAAAGTGTGGATTCAATACTACCACTATGATACGGCCCGCCACCTCCATATGCGCCAATGGGCACCCGAATGATGGTGGAAACCGGGAATTTTCCCCGGCTCAGGTAACATGATTTGGATATTTCACTCACAAGTTGATTAAATCCGGGATAGATATAATCCGCAAATTGAACCTCCACAATGGGCTTTACTCCTGTGGCGCTAAGTCCTACAGTGGACCCAATTATATAGGCCTCCTGTATGGCTGTATTGAACACCCGGTGTTCCCCAAATTTCTCTCCCAGTGTGGCCGCTTCGCGGAATACACCACCCAGCCGTTTCCCTACATCCTGGCCGAAAAAGATACACTCGGGATGTTCCTCCATCAATTCGCGAATGGCGAATAAAGCCGCATCCACCATCATCACTTTTTCCTTTCCGGCCGGTTGCCGTTCTCCTTTTTCTTCGATTACGGGACTTGGGGAAAATATGTCCTGCGTGGCGGTTTCCGGTGCAGGTTCCGGTGAAGCCACCGCACGGTCAAAGTCGGACCTCACTGTTTCAGCCGCATTTTTTTCTATTCGTTGTATTTCTTCCTCTCCCACTCCTTTTTCCAGCAATAATTTTCGCAGCAAAGGACGTGGATCGAAACGCGACTGATCATTCAGGTCAGACTCTGTTCGATAAAATTCTTTGCGTACACCACTTGTATGGTGGTTCAACAGGGGAACCCGGGCATGAACCAGCCAGGGTTTTCTGTTTTTCCGCACATCATTGATCACGGATGTCATGGCGTCAAAAGCGGCAGAAAAATCCGTCCCGTCGATACTGATCTTTTGCAAACCCTTGAATCCATCTGCATATTCATAGGCATTCATCGCACGTGTTTCGGAAGCTGTGGCACTGATGCCCCATTCGTTATCCTGTACGAGATAAATGATCGGTAATTGTTTTAGGACGGCAAACTGAAGCGCTTCGCTCACCTCACCTTCGGTAACGCTTCCATCACCCAGTGAGCAAATCACGATCGGGTTTTCTCCATTTGGTCCTTTTACCCTTTTTTCAGATCCTGTTTGTTCGAGATACTGTAATCCATGCGCTACACCGGTGGTAGGTATTGCCTGCATTCCGGTAGCACTGCTTTGATGGATCATCCGTACCCTTCCCGGGTCGTTGGCATTGGGATGGGAGTAATAGGATCGGCCACCGCTAAACGGGTCGGCATCCCGGGTCAACAATTGAAGCATGAGTTCGAAAGGTGTATAGCCAAGTCCTAACAAGAGGCTTTCATCGCGGTAATAGGGGCTTACAAAGTCACCCGGAAGAAGTTGAAACCCGGTGGCCAGTTGAATAGCTTCGTGCCCCCGCGATGTGGAGTGAACATATTTACAGATCGTGCGGTTGGCTTCATAGGTCTCGGCCATTTCCTTGGCCAGACACATAAGGCGGTACGCGCGTATCAGAATAGGCGTTTCGATCATGGCCCCAAAAATAATCAGGATTTTGGGATGGAAAGGATTTAGTTGATGAGTGCCCGGTTACTTGACTTCCAGGTTCAGGAGAACCTCATCTTCAAGATAACCTTCCAGTTCATCACCTACCACCAATTCACCGACCCCTTTTGGAGTGCCGGTAAAAATCAGGTCACCGATGTTAACAGAAAAGTAGTTGGAGATATGAGCAACGATCTCATCAAACGAGTGGATCATCAATTCCGAGCTGCCCTGTTGGACAAGTTCCTTATTCTTATATAAACTGAAATTGATATCCTTTTTGTTTTTGAGCGCGTTCAAAGGAATCCATTTACCAATGGCGGCGGAATTATCCCAGGCTTTGGCTTTTTCCCAGGGAAGGCCTTTTTCCTTTAATTCGTTCTGCAGGTCACGTGCGGTAAAGTCGATCCCTACAGTTACGGCGTCATAATATTTATTGGCAAATTTTTCCTGAATATACTTCCCATTCTTGCTGATACGCAGCACCAGTTCACATTCATAATGCAATTCGTTGGTGAACTCGGGATAATAAAAAGGTGTATGTGGTTGAAGGAGGGCGCTTTTGGGCTTCATGAATATCACAGGTTCATCAGGAACCTCGTTTCCCAACTCTTCAGCATGGGCAACATAGTTACGGCCTACGCAAAATATCTTCATAAAAATGGAGCGTTTACAGTTAAATACATCGGATACTATTCCACAGGACTGTTCATCCCATATATTCCGGCATCATAAAACGATTGGATTCTAATACATTGAAGGGGCTGCTAAATTAAGTATTCCCCTTCAATTCTCATAGCGAATACTCTTTATTATTTACTTCGTTCATGGCGGCCGTCAGGCCCTGGAGGATGAATAAGTCGATGGCTTCAACGGCTTTAGTGGCTTTGAACCTGACCAGGGGGAGTTCCTTTTCGGACCATCGGCCAAGCACAAAATCGGATTGTTTTCCTTTCGGATAATCGTTCCCGATGCCAAACCGAAGCCGGGGGTATTGGTCAGATCCAAGCACTTCTTCGAGGCTTTTCAGCCCATTATGGCCGCCGGCGCTTCCCGAAGGTTTTATCCGGATCTTGGAAAGCGGGAGGGCCAGTTCGTCGACGATCACAAAGGTCCTTTCCAGGGGGACCGACAGTTTATCTGACCAGTATTTTACGGCCCTTCCACTCAGGTTCATAAAGGTGGAGGGCTTGATGCAGGTCGCTATTTTGCCTTTGATCTTGAATTCAGCCACAGCAGCCAGCCGGTCGGTTTGGTAAAACCCACCATGTTTGGCGGCAAACTCGTCAACAATATCAAAACCGATATTGTGACGGGTCTGTCGGTATTCCTCTCCAATATTTCCCAGGCCAACGATGAGATACCTCATGATCGAAAATTACCTTCTTTTTTAGAATATGAACCAAAAGACATAAAAAAACACGCAGGCCTGAACCTGCGTGTTGATTATTTGAACCGGACGAGCGAAGTCCTCTCCAGTAGGCTTATTTTTTCTCAGCGGCAGGAGCAGCGGCAGCAGGGGCAGCGGGTTTATCACCAGCGGCTTCCTCTTGTTTCAGCTGACGGGTCATTACCACAGAAGCGATAGGAATACGGGGAGAATTCAACACCTCGTAATTATCGGCCTTTACATCTTCTACACGGATGTTCTCGTTCAGTTTAAGATTTTCGACATCCACTTCGATCACCTCTTTCAGGTATTTGGGATAGGTCTTGATCTTCAGGGATTTCATCTTGATATTCATCTTACCACCGTCTTTTACTCCGGAGGCAACACCAACGAATTTCAAGGGAATGGTTGCAACAACTTTTCTGTCTTCTACCAGTTCCATCAGGTCAACGTGAATGAGTTTGTCGGACACTTTATCAAACTGCAGGTCTTTGAGGATGCAGCGATAGGTGTTTCCGTCGATCTTTACCTCGGCCAGTTGGAAGTTCGGTGTGTACACCAGCGGTTTGAATTCGACAGCCGGCGCGAAGAAACTGATTTCTTTGGCACCCCCGTAAATTACACCTGGCACTTGATCCTGAGAGCGAAGCTGGCGGGTGGCTTCTTTGCCGTGTTCGGTCCTCAGTTGTCCTTCGATTGTAATCGTGTTCATGCTATGTTAATTAAAATGGTTACGCTTACTTGTTCCTTCTTTGCGAATGGATAAAGAGACTGGTGATGCTCTTGTTCTCAAACGCGTTCCGGATCGTGGTGGCAAACAAACCGGCGGTAGAAAGCACTTTGATCTTTTTGTACTCCTGCCGCAGGGGGATGGTATCACACACGACCAATTCTTCCAACACACTGCTTTCAATATTGTCGTGGGCCTTTCCACTTAAGACCGGGTGAGTGATCATGGCCCGTACGGTTCGCGCTCCTTTTTCTTTGAGGAGTTGCGCACTTTTGGCCAGGGTTCCACCCGTATCACAGATGTCATCAATGATGATCACATCCCTGTCTGTCACATCCCCGATAACAACCATGCTCGAAATCTCGTTGGCCCGCTTCCGGTGTTTGTCGCAGATCACCATTTCCACTTCAAAATAACTGGCGATCTCACGGATCCGGTTGCTGGCTCCCACATCGGGGGCCGCAAAGGTAAGGTTTTCAAGCTGAAGTTGCTCTATGTAAGGGATAAAAACAGCTGAACTGTCGAGGTGGTCCACCGGGATGTCAAAATAGCCCTGAATCTGGGGTGCGTGGAGGTCCATCGTGATCACCCGATCGGCGCCAGCAGCAGTTAACATATTGGCTACCAGCTTACTACCAATCGCCACCCGGGGGCGGTCCTTGCGGTCCTGGCGGGAATAGCCATAATAGGGAATAACGGCGATGATCCGGTAGGCTGAGGCCCTTTTGGCTGCATCGATCATCAGGAGCAGCTCCATCAGGTTGTCTGAAGGGGAATAGGTGCTTTGGACCAAAAAAACAAAATCTCCCCGGATACTCTCCTGGAAGATCGGTTGAATCTCCCCATCACTGAACCGTTGGATGGAGACGTTACCCAATTGGGTACCATAGCGTTTACAGATCTCACGGGCCAATTCCTGGGAACCGGTTCCGGCAAAGATCTTTGCAGTAGGTGTTTGCATAGCCTTATTCGAATGTGCGGCGAAGATAATGTTTCATCGCATAGGCCACAAACACCCACCGGTATTTGGAGGAAATTAATGGGCTATTGAATAGAAGCCACAGAAACGACTCCGTTATTCGATGCTTCTGCCTTTTTCTCAGCTTTCTTTTCTGTTTTTACATACGAACTGTTGGCGTTACAGCTGTAAAAGATTGTAGAACAGATAAAAATGGAGAAAAACAGGGCAACGGCATAAACTCCGGCAAAAAACAGGATGGGATGCAAGGCGCCCACGGGGGTAAAGGTTCTTCTTCTCATAGATGTTGGATCGTTTGTGTTTTCAAAGGTTGTTGGATGTCTGGTTTACAACGACGGCCATACCGTGTAAGTTGTATTGACGAGGATAAATTTATTTTCTAATCTTGGCCCATGCAAGAGAATTATTACCCGATAAAACACTGGGCAAAGGACGACAGGCCGAGAGAAAAATTACTTATGAAAGGCCCGGCTGCCCTTAGCCATGCCGAGCTTTTGGCGATCCTGATGCAGAATGGAACCAGGGAAAGATCCGCGCTTGACCTGGCCCGTGAGGTCATGAAATTGGGAAACGATGACCTGAATCAACTTGGAAGATTGACAATCAAAGACTTAATGACCATCCGCGGAGTAGGTCAGGCAAAGGCCATCATTCTTACGGCCTGCCTGGAGCTGGGGCGTCGCCGTCAGGCCACAGAGGCCCTCTCCCAGGACGCTATCACCAGCAGCAAGGATGTAGCGGGCTACCTCCAACATCTGCTAAAGGACCATACCCATGAGGTCTTTGCAGTACTCTTTCTCAACCGGGCCAACCGGATCAACCATTTTGAGATCATCAGCCAGGGAGGGATCACGGGTACCGTGGCCGACCC from Chitinophagales bacterium carries:
- a CDS encoding tungsten formylmethanofuran dehydrogenase — encoded protein: MIETPILIRAYRLMCLAKEMAETYEANRTICKYVHSTSRGHEAIQLATGFQLLPGDFVSPYYRDESLLLGLGYTPFELMLQLLTRDADPFSGGRSYYSHPNANDPGRVRMIHQSSATGMQAIPTTGVAHGLQYLEQTGSEKRVKGPNGENPIVICSLGDGSVTEGEVSEALQFAVLKQLPIIYLVQDNEWGISATASETRAMNAYEYADGFKGLQKISIDGTDFSAAFDAMTSVINDVRKNRKPWLVHARVPLLNHHTSGVRKEFYRTESDLNDQSRFDPRPLLRKLLLEKGVGEEEIQRIEKNAAETVRSDFDRAVASPEPAPETATQDIFSPSPVIEEKGERQPAGKEKVMMVDAALFAIRELMEEHPECIFFGQDVGKRLGGVFREAATLGEKFGEHRVFNTAIQEAYIIGSTVGLSATGVKPIVEVQFADYIYPGFNQLVSEISKSCYLSRGKFPVSTIIRVPIGAYGGGGPYHSGSIESTLLSIKGIKIAYPSNAADMKGLMKAAYYDGNPVVMLEHKGLYWGKVPGTEEAKTTEPSRDYILPFGKANLVLAANTRQVTEGNTACIITYGMGVYWAKQVEKEYPGRLDILDLRTLFPLDEELVFTTVKKHGRCLVLTEEQQNNSFAEALAGRIAQQCFQWLDAPVQVCGALNVPAIPLNKDLEAAVLPSPQKISRIIKDLFQY
- a CDS encoding fumarylacetoacetate hydrolase family protein; translated protein: MKIFCVGRNYVAHAEELGNEVPDEPVIFMKPKSALLQPHTPFYYPEFTNELHYECELVLRISKNGKYIQEKFANKYYDAVTVGIDFTARDLQNELKEKGLPWEKAKAWDNSAAIGKWIPLNALKNKKDINFSLYKNKELVQQGSSELMIHSFDEIVAHISNYFSVNIGDLIFTGTPKGVGELVVGDELEGYLEDEVLLNLEVK
- a CDS encoding aminoacyl-tRNA hydrolase, which encodes MRYLIVGLGNIGEEYRQTRHNIGFDIVDEFAAKHGGFYQTDRLAAVAEFKIKGKIATCIKPSTFMNLSGRAVKYWSDKLSVPLERTFVIVDELALPLSKIRIKPSGSAGGHNGLKSLEEVLGSDQYPRLRFGIGNDYPKGKQSDFVLGRWSEKELPLVRFKATKAVEAIDLFILQGLTAAMNEVNNKEYSL
- a CDS encoding 50S ribosomal protein L25 encodes the protein MNTITIEGQLRTEHGKEATRQLRSQDQVPGVIYGGAKEISFFAPAVEFKPLVYTPNFQLAEVKIDGNTYRCILKDLQFDKVSDKLIHVDLMELVEDRKVVATIPLKFVGVASGVKDGGKMNIKMKSLKIKTYPKYLKEVIEVDVENLKLNENIRVEDVKADNYEVLNSPRIPIASVVMTRQLKQEEAAGDKPAAPAAAAPAAEKK
- a CDS encoding ribose-phosphate pyrophosphokinase — its product is MQTPTAKIFAGTGSQELAREICKRYGTQLGNVSIQRFSDGEIQPIFQESIRGDFVFLVQSTYSPSDNLMELLLMIDAAKRASAYRIIAVIPYYGYSRQDRKDRPRVAIGSKLVANMLTAAGADRVITMDLHAPQIQGYFDIPVDHLDSSAVFIPYIEQLQLENLTFAAPDVGASNRIREIASYFEVEMVICDKHRKRANEISSMVVIGDVTDRDVIIIDDICDTGGTLAKSAQLLKEKGARTVRAMITHPVLSGKAHDNIESSVLEELVVCDTIPLRQEYKKIKVLSTAGLFATTIRNAFENKSITSLFIHSQRRNK
- the radC gene encoding DNA repair protein RadC — protein: MQENYYPIKHWAKDDRPREKLLMKGPAALSHAELLAILMQNGTRERSALDLAREVMKLGNDDLNQLGRLTIKDLMTIRGVGQAKAIILTACLELGRRRQATEALSQDAITSSKDVAGYLQHLLKDHTHEVFAVLFLNRANRINHFEIISQGGITGTVADPRIIFKKALQEEAVSIILCHNHPSGNLKPSRADQELTQKIKEASQFLDIKLLDHIIVSREGYYSFADEGGL